A region from the Rufibacter sp. DG15C genome encodes:
- a CDS encoding CocE/NonD family hydrolase: MKLILWRFLLLVLLASSSLAQAQTLSDSAYIRENYTKTEHQVPMRDGTKLFTVVYAPKDKSQKYPIMMSRTPYSVGPYGADKYKTSMGPSSDMLREGYIFAYQDVRGKYMSEGEFVNMAPIKTKKGKKDFDESTDTYDAIAWLVKNVPNNNGRVGQWGVSYPGYYTSVGLVNSHPALKAASPQAPVTDWFWDDFHHHGAFFLPHAFNFLSSFGQPRPQPSPTGGPRFNHGTPDGYDFFLRMGPLSNANDLYLKNQVSFWNDIIEHPNYDSFWQAMNIRPHLRNVKPAVMVVGGWFDAENLFGVLETYKTIEKHNPKTNNTIVMGPWFHGGWSRSNGQTLGKVSFSQKTSEFYRPEIEAKFFRHYLKGSGKGQPALPEAYMFNTGANQWREFAAWPPKETQERFLYFGPNGKLSFEKPATTGTSYDEFISDPNKPVPFSEETTVGMTREYMTDDQRFAGRRPDVLVYQTDVLTEDITLAGDILSALNISTTGTDADWVVKLIDVYPDTAAQNAHNPANVKMGGYQQMVRSEVLRGRFRNSYEKPEPSTPNQVTAVNVPLQDVLHTFKKGHRIMVQVQSTWFPLVDRNPQKFVPNIYKAKAEDFQKATHRVYFSPTQSSYLKVKVL; the protein is encoded by the coding sequence ATGAAACTAATCCTTTGGCGCTTCTTGCTGCTGGTACTATTGGCCTCCAGCAGTCTGGCTCAGGCGCAGACGCTCTCAGACTCGGCGTACATCAGAGAAAACTATACTAAGACAGAGCACCAAGTTCCCATGCGGGACGGCACCAAGCTGTTCACGGTGGTGTATGCGCCCAAAGACAAAAGCCAGAAGTACCCCATCATGATGAGCCGCACGCCGTATTCGGTGGGGCCGTATGGCGCTGATAAGTATAAGACCAGCATGGGGCCGTCTTCAGACATGCTCAGAGAAGGCTACATTTTTGCCTACCAGGACGTGCGCGGCAAGTACATGAGCGAAGGCGAGTTTGTGAACATGGCGCCCATCAAAACCAAGAAAGGCAAAAAGGACTTTGACGAAAGCACCGATACCTATGACGCCATTGCCTGGTTGGTGAAGAACGTGCCCAACAACAACGGGCGCGTGGGCCAATGGGGCGTGTCATACCCAGGTTACTACACCAGCGTAGGTTTGGTGAACAGCCACCCAGCCTTGAAAGCCGCCTCGCCACAGGCACCCGTGACCGACTGGTTCTGGGATGACTTTCACCACCACGGCGCGTTTTTCTTGCCGCACGCGTTTAACTTCTTGTCTAGCTTCGGGCAACCTAGACCGCAGCCCTCTCCTACCGGCGGTCCGCGTTTCAACCACGGTACGCCAGACGGTTATGACTTCTTCCTGCGCATGGGGCCGTTGAGCAACGCCAATGACCTCTACCTCAAAAACCAGGTGTCTTTCTGGAATGACATCATTGAGCATCCTAACTATGACAGCTTCTGGCAGGCCATGAACATCAGGCCGCACTTAAGAAATGTGAAACCTGCGGTAATGGTAGTAGGCGGCTGGTTTGACGCCGAAAACCTTTTTGGCGTACTGGAGACCTACAAAACCATTGAGAAGCACAACCCCAAGACGAATAACACCATCGTGATGGGACCGTGGTTCCATGGTGGTTGGTCGCGGTCCAATGGCCAGACCTTGGGCAAAGTTTCATTCTCCCAGAAGACTTCAGAATTCTACCGCCCCGAGATTGAAGCCAAGTTCTTTAGACATTACCTGAAAGGCAGCGGCAAAGGACAACCAGCCTTGCCCGAAGCCTACATGTTTAACACCGGCGCCAACCAATGGCGCGAGTTCGCCGCCTGGCCACCCAAAGAAACCCAGGAACGCTTCCTGTATTTCGGGCCGAACGGTAAATTGAGCTTTGAGAAACCTGCTACCACCGGCACAAGCTATGACGAGTTCATCTCTGACCCCAACAAACCCGTGCCGTTCTCAGAAGAGACCACCGTGGGTATGACCCGCGAGTACATGACCGATGACCAGCGCTTTGCCGGTCGCAGACCAGACGTATTGGTATACCAAACCGATGTGCTCACCGAGGACATCACCTTGGCCGGAGACATTCTTTCTGCCTTGAACATCTCCACCACCGGCACAGACGCCGACTGGGTAGTGAAACTGATTGATGTGTACCCAGACACCGCCGCTCAAAATGCGCATAACCCCGCCAACGTGAAGATGGGCGGTTACCAGCAGATGGTGCGCAGTGAGGTGTTGCGCGGTCGTTTTAGAAACAGCTATGAGAAGCCAGAGCCTTCCACGCCTAACCAAGTGACGGCTGTGAATGTGCCTTTGCAGGATGTGTTGCACACCTTCAAGAAAGGCCACCGCATCATGGTGCAAGTACAAAGCACGTGGTTCCCGCTGGTGGATAGAAACCCACAAAAGTTTGTACCTAATATTTACAAAGCCAAAGCCGAGGATTTCCAAAAGGCCACGCACCGCGTGTACTTCAGCCCGACGCAGTCCTCTTACCTAAAGGTGAAGGTTCTGTAG